One part of the Prochlorococcus marinus str. MIT 9313 genome encodes these proteins:
- a CDS encoding SIMPL domain-containing protein, giving the protein MRLLCSPLMFGLLVGSSGLMGLASSPAHAGELRCDGTLLQLSVRESGVLRSDRFRFSLQVEAEGKTSSAAMDQLNQRLATVRSRVRPLSLGDLKIPAPRSYAMDGNSGKPLLQRAFTSVSGEVGRSNYDALIQIAGRLPGVDLQGMSSRADLASEQQLKNQLLRRALKQGKHQAETTSDALGLKQVRLLRIDQRAGRAIRPLSFSKAASSSFNPDEAPQPRQSLTLNLDYCLS; this is encoded by the coding sequence ATGCGGTTGTTGTGCTCTCCTTTGATGTTTGGCTTGCTTGTTGGCTCTAGTGGATTGATGGGCTTAGCAAGCTCGCCTGCTCATGCTGGTGAGCTTCGATGTGATGGCACTTTGCTGCAGCTCAGTGTTCGTGAAAGTGGAGTGCTGCGTTCAGATCGCTTTCGTTTTTCCTTGCAAGTTGAAGCCGAGGGGAAAACTTCATCGGCAGCCATGGATCAGCTCAATCAGCGCTTAGCCACAGTTCGCAGTCGCGTGCGGCCACTCAGCCTGGGCGATCTAAAGATTCCTGCTCCACGCAGTTATGCCATGGATGGCAATAGCGGCAAACCACTCTTGCAGCGTGCTTTTACCAGCGTCAGTGGTGAGGTGGGCCGATCCAATTACGACGCGTTGATTCAGATCGCAGGCAGGTTGCCTGGCGTTGATTTGCAAGGCATGTCTTCACGTGCTGATCTTGCTAGCGAACAGCAATTGAAGAATCAGTTGTTGCGTAGGGCTCTAAAGCAGGGCAAGCATCAGGCTGAAACCACCTCTGATGCACTTGGCCTCAAGCAGGTGAGATTGCTACGCATTGATCAGCGTGCTGGGAGGGCGATACGCCCGCTCAGTTTTTCAAAAGCAGCAAGCTCAAGCTTCAATCCCGACGAAGCACCGCAGCCGCGCCAGTCGCTCACGCTGAATCTCGATTACTGCTTGTCTTGA
- a CDS encoding TM0106 family RecB-like putative nuclease, with product MGATPLAANVLTDRLLRSWLRCRRRAWLDLYGDGEQRLWTAHRTLQLDDQQRNFVALLPRKPCRGLDGCSQGCPGVVGLRLKGVGPAGQLLEAHPPLLQRVEGQSRWGAFAYRPVLARQGRRLTREHRLALALAGRLLAPLQSAPVPEGLALAGAGRSLHMERVSLLGGLQRQLDDVLVKLAADLELSEPPPLVADRRKCKLCSWRGVCNAVASVEGHLSEVSGIGTRRRQMLQELGILGLQDLAAADPNELGSRLQHFGEQHGEVACELVAQARAQRDGRYERLDSASALPELATAPGVLLYDIESDPDARDDFLHGFVRLGRRPDGSWDLEGAQYHPFLVLYEHGEARCWQRLQRMLKSYPDWPVMHYGETESLALRRMAKRQGVDAAELSALSKRMIDVHDRVRRSWRLPLNSYGLKCVASWLGFCWRQVGVDGARALLWWRQWRGSGLQDRGSSYSLRWIFDYNHDDCLATWAVAAWLLKQDELLKQDE from the coding sequence ATGGGTGCCACCCCTCTCGCTGCCAACGTTCTGACTGATCGCTTGCTGCGTAGTTGGCTGCGCTGTCGTCGTAGGGCTTGGTTAGACCTTTATGGCGATGGAGAGCAACGGCTCTGGACTGCTCACCGCACTCTGCAACTTGATGATCAGCAGCGCAACTTTGTTGCTTTGTTGCCGCGCAAACCATGCAGGGGTCTAGACGGTTGCAGTCAAGGCTGCCCAGGGGTTGTGGGGCTGAGGCTTAAGGGGGTTGGTCCTGCGGGGCAGTTATTGGAGGCCCATCCGCCATTGCTGCAGAGGGTCGAGGGGCAAAGTCGTTGGGGGGCATTTGCTTACCGACCGGTGCTTGCACGTCAGGGTCGACGCTTGACCAGAGAGCATCGCTTGGCTTTGGCCCTTGCTGGTCGTTTATTGGCACCGCTGCAGTCGGCTCCCGTGCCTGAAGGCTTGGCTTTGGCCGGAGCTGGTCGCAGTCTTCACATGGAACGAGTTTCATTGCTGGGCGGGCTGCAGCGGCAGCTTGATGATGTCCTGGTCAAGTTGGCCGCAGACCTCGAGCTGAGTGAGCCTCCGCCTTTGGTTGCTGATCGGCGTAAGTGCAAGTTGTGTTCCTGGCGAGGTGTTTGCAATGCCGTGGCTTCTGTAGAGGGACATCTCAGTGAGGTGAGCGGTATCGGGACTCGTCGACGGCAGATGCTTCAGGAACTGGGGATCCTTGGTTTGCAGGATTTAGCGGCAGCCGATCCGAATGAGCTCGGAAGTCGTTTGCAACATTTCGGTGAGCAGCACGGGGAAGTGGCTTGTGAGCTTGTCGCTCAGGCCCGGGCTCAGCGGGATGGTCGTTATGAGCGCTTGGACTCCGCATCAGCTTTACCGGAACTGGCCACTGCCCCTGGCGTGTTGTTGTACGACATCGAATCTGATCCAGATGCTCGCGATGATTTTCTGCATGGTTTTGTCCGGCTGGGCCGCAGGCCAGATGGCAGTTGGGATTTAGAGGGCGCGCAGTATCACCCCTTTTTGGTGCTTTATGAGCACGGCGAGGCACGTTGCTGGCAGCGGTTGCAACGCATGCTGAAGAGTTATCCCGACTGGCCAGTGATGCATTACGGCGAAACGGAGTCTCTAGCTCTTCGCCGTATGGCTAAGCGGCAGGGAGTTGACGCGGCTGAGTTGAGTGCACTGAGCAAGCGCATGATTGATGTGCACGATCGGGTGCGGCGTTCTTGGCGATTGCCTTTAAACAGCTATGGGTTGAAGTGCGTGGCGAGTTGGCTGGGATTTTGTTGGCGTCAGGTGGGTGTCGATGGGGCTCGAGCTCTGCTTTGGTGGCGCCAGTGGCGTGGTTCAGGTCTTCAAGATCGCGGCAGTTCCTATTCCCTGCGTTGGATCTTTGATTACAACCACGATGATTGTCTCGCCACTTGGGCCGTGGCGGCATGGCTGTTAAAGCAAGACGAGCTGTTAAAGCAAGACGAGTAG
- a CDS encoding MFS transporter translates to MRDRLLWILSLLFVAWMVWSETSFQYFDQSLADELALSSADVAVVGGAFLLPYGLVQIPVGWVLDRGRAERWLLLGAITATALTLAFARAETLDGLIISRAGMGLACAVAFPASGLLARRTLPPQRFALAMGATDSLLGFGAALAALMPVLIHLGSWRQQVTLQIMVLALLVATPLVVVVVASSQQSRAKPSQSIRERQVADHSGRWSADAIKKVVHAALIYAWGAGTLFGFCQYGLLSEVEGWSGSLKVGVGMVLSLFTSVGMLGAGWLGSHQSRRAPILLAGSCSAAAALLVLVATNPQSVIVLILAGAILGLGLGTSVLAFPLAEAEAPPAQTALVVAFVNTAGTLMGALMIMLSGVLLQVSTPGNTTLVVLTYGSLALLGIILAALLQINTIKRSAQFLS, encoded by the coding sequence ATGCGCGATCGCTTGCTTTGGATCCTCAGCCTGCTCTTCGTGGCCTGGATGGTTTGGTCTGAAACGAGCTTTCAATATTTCGATCAATCGCTCGCTGATGAGCTTGCTCTCTCCTCTGCTGATGTTGCCGTTGTGGGGGGAGCCTTCCTGCTGCCCTATGGCCTCGTTCAGATTCCTGTCGGTTGGGTGTTGGATCGTGGCCGTGCCGAACGTTGGCTGTTACTCGGCGCCATCACGGCTACTGCACTGACTTTGGCCTTCGCTCGAGCTGAAACCCTTGATGGCTTGATCATCAGCCGCGCTGGCATGGGTCTTGCTTGTGCTGTTGCCTTCCCGGCCTCAGGGCTGCTTGCGAGGCGAACCCTGCCGCCGCAGCGTTTTGCCTTGGCGATGGGTGCTACCGACAGCCTGCTTGGTTTTGGCGCCGCCTTGGCTGCCTTGATGCCTGTCTTGATCCATTTGGGCTCCTGGCGGCAGCAGGTGACGTTGCAGATCATGGTGCTGGCTTTGCTGGTGGCAACACCGTTAGTTGTCGTGGTTGTTGCCAGCTCGCAGCAGAGTCGTGCAAAGCCAAGCCAATCGATCCGCGAACGCCAAGTTGCTGATCATTCAGGGCGCTGGAGTGCCGATGCCATCAAGAAGGTTGTTCATGCGGCCTTGATTTATGCCTGGGGTGCTGGAACTCTTTTTGGCTTTTGTCAATATGGCTTGCTGTCCGAGGTTGAGGGGTGGAGCGGTTCCCTCAAGGTGGGCGTGGGCATGGTTCTTTCCCTCTTTACATCCGTAGGAATGCTTGGGGCAGGTTGGCTTGGCAGTCATCAGTCCAGGCGTGCTCCCATCTTGTTGGCGGGCAGCTGCAGCGCCGCCGCCGCTCTGCTGGTCTTGGTGGCGACCAACCCTCAATCCGTCATCGTTTTGATTTTGGCTGGAGCCATTCTTGGTCTGGGCCTTGGTACGAGTGTTTTGGCTTTTCCTCTTGCAGAAGCTGAAGCTCCTCCAGCTCAAACGGCTCTTGTTGTCGCTTTTGTGAATACAGCAGGCACGTTGATGGGAGCGTTGATGATCATGCTCTCTGGGGTATTGCTGCAGGTATCGACCCCTGGCAATACAACTCTGGTGGTGTTGACCTACGGCAGCCTTGCTTTGTTGGGGATCATTTTGGCTGCCTTGCTTCAGATCAACACCATCAAGCGATCTGCTCAATTCCTTAGTTGA
- a CDS encoding YgfZ/GcvT domain-containing protein yields MSSSSKQRWDALKPLLRLEGSGSRDFLHGQTSADLLAAETGSLLRCCWLTATGRVRALLEIRLDERGADVLVLAGDHNAVATGFEQVIFPADQVRLKPSKPIRRLQILAQLKQEQTPEVTWLLPDEPLPKQWAAMQQASADQIESWRLKQGLPLEPGEINGDTNPFELGLTAWVSLSKGCYLGQETLAKLANSGGIKQQLRYWQANRPIAVGQKLINLEPEAGVNNRAGVITSVMQDQASTGSHGLALVRRKSLTEAELCLAEDSTRVRLSIPTGFVTPPMND; encoded by the coding sequence ATGAGCAGCTCGAGCAAGCAACGATGGGACGCCCTTAAACCCCTATTGAGGCTGGAGGGTTCTGGTAGTCGAGACTTTCTTCACGGCCAGACCAGTGCCGATCTGCTGGCTGCCGAAACAGGCTCCCTGCTGCGCTGCTGCTGGCTCACCGCCACAGGAAGGGTGCGGGCGCTGTTGGAGATTCGTCTGGATGAAAGAGGTGCAGATGTGCTTGTTCTCGCCGGCGATCACAACGCCGTCGCGACGGGATTTGAACAGGTGATCTTCCCTGCAGACCAGGTTCGACTGAAGCCGAGCAAGCCAATTCGACGCCTGCAGATACTGGCCCAACTCAAACAGGAGCAAACTCCTGAGGTGACCTGGCTGCTGCCAGACGAACCACTGCCAAAGCAATGGGCTGCTATGCAGCAGGCCAGTGCAGATCAAATTGAAAGCTGGCGACTCAAGCAAGGCCTGCCCCTTGAACCTGGTGAAATCAATGGCGATACAAACCCGTTTGAACTGGGACTAACCGCATGGGTGAGTCTCAGTAAGGGTTGTTACTTGGGGCAGGAAACCTTGGCCAAGCTGGCCAACAGCGGTGGTATCAAACAACAACTGCGCTACTGGCAAGCCAACCGCCCGATTGCCGTAGGCCAAAAACTAATCAATCTTGAGCCAGAGGCAGGTGTCAACAATCGAGCAGGGGTCATTACTTCAGTGATGCAAGACCAAGCCTCAACAGGCAGCCATGGCTTGGCCTTGGTGCGCCGCAAGTCGCTAACAGAGGCTGAACTATGCCTGGCGGAAGACTCAACAAGAGTGCGCCTCTCCATTCCTACGGGATTTGTGACTCCACCCATGAATGACTGA
- the rdgB gene encoding RdgB/HAM1 family non-canonical purine NTP pyrophosphatase codes for MSSNELTERVLVIASGNAGKIREFRQLLAHLPLSVQAQPKDLAVEETGQTFAENARIKALTVAQATGQWALADDSGLSVEALAGAPGVYSARYAASDALRIERLLQELKGIDDRRAHFSAALCIASETNEVLLEVEGRCEGLITHAARGEKGFGYDPIFEVDATGTTFAEMTIEQKRQWSHRGCAFALLDPALQELLHKQNKP; via the coding sequence ATGAGCAGCAATGAATTGACAGAGCGGGTGCTGGTGATCGCTAGCGGCAATGCTGGCAAAATTCGCGAGTTCCGTCAGTTGCTGGCTCACCTGCCGCTCAGCGTGCAAGCCCAACCCAAAGATCTTGCCGTGGAAGAAACAGGCCAGACCTTTGCAGAAAATGCACGCATCAAGGCCTTGACAGTTGCTCAAGCCACGGGGCAATGGGCCCTCGCAGACGACTCCGGACTCAGCGTAGAGGCACTGGCAGGCGCCCCTGGGGTGTATTCAGCCCGCTATGCCGCGAGTGATGCCCTAAGGATTGAGCGCCTACTACAAGAACTCAAAGGGATCGATGATCGCCGCGCTCACTTCAGCGCTGCTCTTTGCATCGCATCTGAGACGAATGAAGTTTTACTGGAGGTCGAAGGCCGCTGCGAAGGTTTAATCACCCACGCAGCTCGAGGAGAAAAGGGCTTCGGCTATGACCCGATCTTCGAAGTCGACGCAACCGGCACAACCTTTGCAGAGATGACTATTGAGCAAAAACGCCAATGGAGCCACAGAGGTTGCGCCTTTGCCCTGTTAGATCCAGCCCTGCAAGAACTGCTCCACAAACAAAACAAGCCCTAA
- a CDS encoding phosphoglucomutase/phosphomannomutase family protein, with amino-acid sequence MASAPLPLAAAPIHFGTDGWRGVIGVDITVERLLTVAAAAAQELAYRAPTELKSRSVIIGYDRRFLAPEMAEAIAAAVRGCELEPLLTETPVPTPACSWAVVQHQAIGALVVTASHNPPEWLGLKIKGAFGGSVEDTFTAAVEQRLAAGGISVPINGITKRFDGRGQHLKGLREKLDLTSLIKGLQKMGLKVIIDPMHGSAAGCIAELLDPHNQGLVQEIRAQRDPLFGGNPPEPLAPYLSQLIAAVQASSATGQPAVGLVFDGDGDRIAAIDEAGNFCSTQLLMPLLIDHLARAKQLPGKVVKTVSGSDLMRLVAEDLGREVLELPVGFKYIAAEMLSGDVLVGGEESGGVGFGMHLPERDALFAALLVLEALVEGGQPLGARMKALQERCRGSSFYERFDLRLADMDSRQRLETLLEQTPPATVADQPVQTVIRTDGVKFRLGPSHWLMLRFSGTEPLLRIYCEAPSETDVKAALNWAKQLAERT; translated from the coding sequence ATGGCATCGGCCCCCCTGCCGCTGGCCGCGGCCCCCATCCACTTCGGTACCGACGGTTGGCGCGGGGTCATCGGCGTAGATATCACAGTCGAAAGGTTGTTAACCGTTGCTGCTGCTGCTGCACAGGAGCTGGCCTATCGCGCACCCACAGAACTCAAAAGCCGCTCAGTGATCATCGGCTACGACCGCCGCTTTCTAGCTCCGGAAATGGCAGAGGCCATTGCTGCCGCCGTGCGCGGCTGTGAGCTGGAGCCCTTACTCACCGAAACGCCTGTGCCGACACCTGCCTGCAGCTGGGCAGTCGTTCAACATCAGGCCATTGGCGCCTTAGTGGTGACAGCCAGTCACAATCCGCCGGAATGGTTAGGGCTAAAAATCAAGGGGGCCTTTGGCGGCTCAGTGGAAGACACTTTCACCGCAGCGGTGGAACAGCGACTTGCTGCCGGAGGGATCTCAGTACCCATCAATGGGATTACCAAGCGATTTGATGGGCGTGGACAGCATCTCAAAGGATTGCGAGAGAAGCTCGATTTAACGTCTCTGATCAAGGGCCTGCAGAAGATGGGGCTCAAGGTCATCATCGATCCGATGCACGGTTCAGCAGCGGGTTGCATTGCCGAGCTACTGGACCCGCACAACCAGGGCTTGGTTCAAGAAATTCGCGCCCAGCGCGACCCGTTGTTCGGCGGCAACCCGCCCGAACCCCTCGCCCCATATCTGAGCCAGCTGATCGCAGCTGTGCAGGCCTCCAGCGCTACCGGACAACCCGCCGTGGGTCTTGTGTTCGATGGCGATGGCGACCGCATTGCAGCCATAGATGAAGCTGGCAACTTCTGCAGCACCCAGCTGCTGATGCCCCTCCTGATTGACCACCTCGCCCGAGCCAAACAACTGCCAGGCAAGGTTGTAAAAACCGTGAGTGGCTCTGACCTGATGCGTCTAGTTGCTGAGGATCTAGGCCGGGAGGTGCTGGAACTACCGGTTGGTTTCAAATACATCGCCGCTGAAATGCTCAGCGGCGATGTGCTGGTGGGAGGTGAGGAATCAGGAGGGGTGGGCTTCGGAATGCACCTACCTGAAAGGGATGCCCTCTTTGCAGCCCTGCTTGTACTGGAAGCACTTGTGGAGGGAGGGCAGCCCCTCGGCGCACGCATGAAAGCCCTGCAAGAGCGTTGTAGGGGGAGCAGTTTTTACGAACGCTTCGATCTACGCCTTGCTGACATGGACTCGCGACAACGACTAGAAACTCTGCTTGAGCAAACCCCTCCAGCCACAGTTGCTGATCAACCCGTTCAGACCGTGATCCGTACAGATGGCGTGAAATTTCGACTTGGACCTAGCCACTGGTTGATGCTGCGTTTCTCCGGCACCGAACCCCTGCTCAGGATCTACTGCGAAGCTCCCAGCGAGACAGACGTCAAAGCAGCTCTGAACTGGGCAAAGCAGCTCGCAGAACGAACATGA
- the pyrE gene encoding orotate phosphoribosyltransferase has protein sequence MSPLPPSAEACRNELLNRLAREAYRHGDFTLASGRQSNHYVNCKPVSLSGSGLALLGLALLKYVEPDAVCVAGLTLGADPLVSAVAMAAAQAERTLNALIVRKQAKGHGTAAWLEGPLPPSGARITVLEDVVTTGGSSLKAVQQLRETGYLVTRVVTIVDRQEGGEEALNAAELELVSLYQLNQVAERARQLETET, from the coding sequence ATGAGCCCTCTTCCCCCATCGGCGGAGGCCTGCCGCAATGAGCTGCTCAACCGGCTAGCGCGAGAGGCCTACCGCCATGGAGACTTCACCCTGGCCTCTGGTCGCCAAAGCAACCACTACGTGAACTGCAAGCCAGTCAGCCTCAGTGGATCTGGCCTGGCGTTGCTCGGCCTGGCCTTACTCAAATATGTAGAGCCCGATGCTGTTTGTGTCGCTGGCCTCACCCTCGGCGCCGATCCCTTGGTGAGTGCAGTAGCGATGGCAGCAGCACAAGCGGAACGCACTCTCAATGCGCTAATCGTGAGAAAGCAAGCCAAAGGCCATGGCACCGCTGCTTGGCTTGAAGGTCCACTACCTCCCAGCGGTGCACGCATCACCGTTTTGGAAGACGTTGTCACCACAGGCGGATCGTCACTCAAAGCCGTGCAACAGCTGCGTGAGACGGGCTATCTGGTGACACGCGTCGTCACGATCGTCGATCGACAAGAAGGTGGTGAAGAAGCCTTGAATGCTGCTGAGTTAGAGCTTGTCAGTTTGTACCAGCTCAATCAGGTCGCTGAGCGGGCCAGACAGCTGGAGACAGAGACATGA